The Streptomyces asoensis DNA window GGGAACGGGGACCGGCCATGCTGCTGACGATCGACGTGGGCAACACGCACACCGTGCTCGGCCTGTTCGACGGTGAGGACATCGTCGAGCACTGGCGGATCTCCACCGACGCCCGCCGCACCGCGGACGAACTGGCCGTACTCCTCCAGGGCCTCATGGGCATGCACCCGCTGCTCGGGGACGAGCTGGGCGACGGCATCGACGGCATCGCGATCTGCGCGACCGTGCCCTCGGTGCTGCACGAACTGCGCGAGGTGACCCGGCGCTACTACGGCGACGTGCCCGCCGTGCTCGTCGAGCCCGGTGTGAAGACGGGCGTGCCGATCCTGTTCGACAACCCCAAGGAGGTCGGCGCCGACCGCATCATCAACGCGGTCGCGGCGAACGAGCTCTACGGCGGCCCGGCGATCGTCGTCGACTTCGGCACCGCGACGACGTTCGACGCGGTCAGCGCGCGCGGGGAGTACGTCGGCGGGGTCATCGCCCCCGGCATCGAGATCTCCGTCGAGGCCCTCGGCGTCAAGGCCGCGCAGCTGCGCAAGATCGAACTGGCCCGTCCCCGGAGCGTGATCGGCAAGAACACCGTCGAGGCGATGCAGTCCGGCATCGTCTACGGGTTCGCCGGCCAGGTCGACGGTGTGGTCACCCGGATGGCCCGCGAGCTGGCGGACGACCCGGACGAGGTCACGGTGATCGCGACCGGAGGGCTGGCCCCGACGGTGCTCGGCGAGTCCTCGGTGATCGACGAGCACGAGCCCTGGCTGACCCTGATCGGCCTGCGCCTGGTGTACGAGCGGAACGTGTCCCGCATGTGACGGCCGCGGCCGCGGAGGTCTCCACGCGCGCGTGGACACGTCCGCGGCCGCGTGCCGCCGCCCCGCGCGCGTGGCCCCCGCGGGGGGTCGAGTTTCCCCGCGTGCCTGCCTCCCGGCGGCCGGGCGGACCGGCCGGGTGGATTGCGGGCGCGCCACACCCGTCCGTTATGTCGAATTTGTCTGATTAGCGCGTATCGTCGCGGCATGCCCACGCCCTACGGATCCCGCGGCGGCATGGCGTTCGGTGCGGAGGAGCTGCGTGTGCTCCGCCGCGCCCTCGCCCTCGCCCTCCACCCCGGCCCCGTCTCCGCCGAGGACGTCCAGGACTGTCACCGCCTCGCCGAGTCCCTCGACGAGGCGATGCGCGAGGCCGCCCGGCTGCGGGCCTTCCTGGTGGCCGACCTCGGCCGGTACCGAGCCGCCCTCCCCGGCACGGCCGCCGGCTACCTCACGCTCCTCGGACAGGTGCTGGCCACCGGCTACCGGCCCGACGCCGACGACCTCGCGGCGCTCCGCGCCCTGCGGGGCAGCCCCCCAGCCGCCGCACTCCTCACCCGCTGCCAGGCGCTCGCCGAAAAGGACGTACGCGCCCGTCTGGCCCGCCGCGCGGCCCGCAGGGCCCCGGTGGTCACCGCCACCGTCCCGGCCTCCCGTACACGGCTCCAGGCCCTTCCGGGCGGCCGCTCCGGCCAGGGTCCGGCCGGTACGTCCGTCGCCGCCGTCGCGGACCGGGGTGCCGGCCCGGGGGAGGAGCCCCGCAAGAAGCCCGCGGAAAAGCCCGCCGCGCCCGCCCCGGGGCCGGTCCCCGTCGGACCCGCCACGCCCGAGCCCGCCCGCAGGCCCGTCCCGACGCCGGGCGAGGTCTTCCCGCGCCGCAAGCCGGCCCCGCCGCCCGCCGATCCGGAGCAGCACAGGCTCGCCGTCGGCTGACACGGGGCGACCCCGCCCCGGCTCCCGCTCGCCTCCTGGCTACCCTGGATCCATGGACTACGTCTCCGCGCTCGTGCCCCCCGTCGTCATGGCGGTGTTCTTCATCGGTGTGATCAGGGTGATCGTGAAGACCCAGGGCGGCGCCAACAAGGCCAAGGAGGACGCGGCCGTGGACGCCGTCCTCGCGCGCGGACGGCGCCCGGCAGGCCCCCGCGGGCCCCGATGCCTGACCGGCCGCACCCCTTCCGCCTCCCCCGGGCGTGCCGCTCCTTTCGGAGCCGCACGCCCTTTTTGTTGCCGTTTGCCGACAAAAGCGCACGTCCGGCACGCGATTGGCGACATCTCCCACTATTGTTCTGAGCTGTGCCTCGCCCATTGGGAGAACTCGAAGACGCGGTCATGACGCGGGTGTGGAAGTGGAACCGCCCGGTCACCGTTCGGGAAGTCCTGGAAGACCTTCAGCAGGAACGGTCCATCGCGTACACCACCGTGATGACCGTTTTGGACAATCTCCATCAGAAGGGCTGGGTGCGCCGGGAAGCGGAAGGCCGGGCCTATCGATATGAGGCGGTCTCGACCCGGGCCGCCTACGCGGCGGCCCTGATGAACGAGGCCTGGGCGCAGAGCGACAACCCCGCCGCCGCTCTCGTCGCCTTCTTCGGGATGATGAGCGAGGAACAGCGGCTCGCGCTGCGGGACGCCGTACGCATCGTCCAGGGGCCGGAAACAGCCGAACCCGCGACAGCGGGGAGTCCCGGGAGTACGGGGAGTACCGGTGAGAACCCCGGCTCGGCGACGGAGGCCGACGGGCGATAGCGTCCGCACATGTCAGCAGAGAGTCCCTCGGCCGAGAACCGTGAAGTCAGCGCTAAAGCCATCACCGTCCGCCGGGCCCGGACCGGCGATGTCTTCGCCGTGCGCCGTCTCCTTGACGCCTACGTCCGCGGCGGCATCCTGCTCGACAAAGCCACGGTCACGCTTTACGAGGACATCCAGGAGTTCTGGGTCGCCGAACGCGACGACAACGCCGAGGTGGTCGGCTGCGGCGCCCTCCACGTGATGTGGGAAGACCTGGCTGAAGTCCGCACTCTCGCGGTCAAGCCGGGGCTGAAGGGCGCGGGCGTCGGGCACCAGTTGTTGGAGAAGTTGCTGCACACCGCGCGGTGGCTCGGCGTTCGCCGGGTTTTCTGCCTGACCTTCGAAGTCGACTTCTTCGCCAAGCACGGCTTCGTGGAGATCGGCGAGACGCCCGTCGACACCGATGTCTACGCGGAGCTGTTGCGTTCCTATGACGAGGGCGTCGCGGAGTTCCTCGGACTCGAACGAGTGAAACCGAACACCTTGGGCAACAGCCGGATGCTTCTGCATCTGTGATCGTCGCCCTTCATTCACAGGGACCGGCACTGCCCGGTTCCCTATGTCCGAAACGCGCACGTTTCCGGGCGAGGGGCGGGCCGACGGTCTCCGCCGGGGGTTTGTGTTTTCTCAGCAAAAGCGGTTTGCTTTCCGACGTACTGCAGTACTGCATATAACAGGGCTCGGCTAAACGGCGGACGCCGCGGACCCCCCGACCCTCACGTTTTCGATGAAAGGAAATCCGGTGGCACAGAAGGTTCAGGTCCTTCTTGTCGACGACCTCGACGGCGGCGAGGCGGACGAGACCGTGACGTTCGCGCTGGACGGCAAGACCTACGAGATCGATCTCACGACCACCAATGCGGACAAGCTCCGTGGACTTCTCGAGCCCTACGTGAAGGGCGGCCGCCGTACCGGGGGCCGTGCTTCGGGTGGCCGCGGAAAGGCGCGAGCCGCTTCCGGTGGCAGCCAGGACACCGCGCAGATCCGCGCCTGGGCCAAGGAGAACGGTTACGAGGTCAATGACCGCGGCCGCGTTCCCGCGTCCATTCGCGAGGCCTACGAGAAGGCCAACGGCTGAGCGCTCGCGCGCCGCAGTCGGACACGGTGACAGTGCGTCGCCAGTGTGTCCACCAGCCGTACGAGATCGGGGGCGCCCCCACCGCCCCCCAGCGCCGACATCGCCGGCAGCGAGGCCTGTGTCTCGCCTCCGCCCACGGGGGGCCGCAGCCAGACGGCGGCCCCCTGCACCGGCCCGGTCGGGTCCGGGGCCGGTTCACCCTCCAGGTCCGGCGCGGAGCCGAAGCCGGAGGGCGGCAGCGGTGCCTCGACCAGCCCGCCCGCGCCGATCGCCCGCAGATCCAGTGGCAGCGCGCCCCACTCCAGCCACGCCAGGATCCCCGGCAGCTCCTGAGCGCCGCCCGCCGCCACCAGCAGCCGCATCCGGTCGCCCAGCACCGCCACCGGTGACGCCGGCGCCAGCCGCCGCAGCGCCGCGAGACCCGCCTCGGCCGGCACGTCCAGCACGTCGAAGCGCTCGCCCACCGAAAGTCGTACCGGCTCCCCGGGCACCGTCGCCCAGCCCAGTTCGTTCTCGTACCAGCCGCGGATCCGGTCGGCCGGAGCGTCCGGACCGAGCGGCCGCCGGGGAAGGGGGACCGTGGGTGCGGCGGCCGAGCGGGCAGCCGGCGGGACCGAACCAACCATGCCGAGTCCAACCGCCGAAGAGGCCCGCAAGTTACGCTGGGTGCCCGGGTGGACGCGTTTCGTGTCCGCCGACGGGGCGTGCGGGGGTGCCGGGAGGCGCAAGGTTGTTCGCCCGTAGCGGAGGGGACAGGTGCCCACGGCATGGACTGTCGGTCGCAGCGGGTAAGACATCCCTAGTGGGAGGGGGCGACACGCAGGAAAGGCCGTCTCACGTTCGCCATCGGCGTACTGGCGACTGGGGTAACTGCCTGGCCTGCGGGAACATCGTCTCGCACCATCGGGTTGGAGCAGATGTCGGCGTTCGGGGTCAGGAGGCCATCGACGGTGTCGGCAGTTGGAATGAGCGGTCCCCGCTTGCGGGACTAAGCTGCGGAAGGACAGGGAGGGGAAGTTCCCCCCACTGCCTGACCGCTCTGAGGAGCGATTAACGATGTTCGAGAGGTTCACCGACCGCGCGCGGCGGGTTGTCGTCCTGGCTCAGGAAGAAGCCCGGATGCTCAACCACAACTACATCGGCACCGAGCACATCCTCCTGGGCCTGATCCACGAGGGTGAGGGTGTCGCCGCCAAGGCCCTTGAGAGCCTCGGGATTTCGCTCGAGGCGGTCCGCCAGCAGGTGGAGGAGATCATCGGCCAGGGCCAGCAGGCCCCGTCCGGCCACATCCCCTTCACCCCCCGTGCCAAGAAGGTCCTGGAGCTGTCGCTCCGCGAGGCCCTTCAGCTGGGACACAACTACATCGGCACGGAGCACATCCTGCTCGGCCTGATCCGCGAGGGCGAGGGCGTCGCGGCCCAAGTCCTCGTCAAGCTGGGCGCAGATCTCAACCGGGTGCGGCAGCAGGTCATCCAGCTGCTCTCCGGCTACCAGGGCAAGGAGACCGCCACCGCCGGCGGCCCTGCCGAGGGCACGCCCTCGACGTCCCTGGTCCTCGACCAGTTCGGCCGGAACCTCACCCAGGCCGCTCGCGAGTCCAAGCTCGACCCGGTCATCGGGCGCGAGAAGGAGATCGAGCGGGTCATGCAGGTGCTGTCCCGCCGTACCAAGAACAACCCGGTCCTGATCGGTGAGCCCGGCGTCGGCAAGACCGCCGTCGTCGAGGGCCTCGCCCAGGCCATCGTCAAGGGCGAGGTGCCCGAGACCCTCAAGGACAAGCACCTCTACACCCTGGACCTCGGCGCCCTGGTCGCCGGCTCCCGCTACCGCGGTGACTTCGAGGAGCGCCTGAAGAAGGTCCTCAAGGAGATCCGCACCCGCGGCGACATCATCCTGTTCATCGACGAGCTGCACACGCTGGTCGGTGCGGGTGCCGCCGAGGGGGCCATCGACGCCGCCTCCATCCTGAAGCCGATGCTGGCCCGCGGTGAGCTCCAGACCATCGGTGCGACCACGCTGGACGAGTACCGCAAGCACCTGGAGAAGGACGCGGCCCTCGAGCGCCGCTTCCAGCCCATCCAGGTCGCGGAGCCGTCCCTGCCGCACACGATCGAGATCCTCAAGGGTCTGCGTGACCGGTACGAGGCGCACCACCGCGTCTCGATCACCGACGAGGCGCTGGTCCAGGCCGCCACCCTGGCCGACCGGTACATCTCGGACCGCTTCCTCCCGGACAAGGCGATCGACCTGATCGACGAGGCCGGCTCCCGGATGCGCATCCGCCGGATGACCGCGCCGCCGGACCTGCGCGAGTTCGACGAGAAGATCGCCGGCGTCCGCCGCGACAAGGAGTCCGCGATCGACTCGCAGGACTTCGAGAAGGCCGCCTCCCTCCGCGACAAGGAGAAGCAGCTCCTGGCCGCCAAGGCCAAGCGGGAGAAGGAGTGGAAGGCCGGCGACATGGACGTCGTCGCCGAGGTCGACGGCGAGCTGATCGCCGAGGTCCTCGCCACGGCCACCGGCATCCCGGTCTTCAAGCTGACCGAGGAGGAGTCCTCGCGTCTGCTGCGCATGGAGGACGAGCTCCACAAGCGGGTCATCGGCCAGGTCGACGCCGTCAAGGCGCTGTCGAAGGCGATCCGTCGTACGCGCGCGGGCCTCAAGGACCCGAAGCGTCCCGGTGGTTCGTTCATCTTCGCCGGTCCGTCCGGTGTCGGTAAGACCGAGCTGTCCAAGGCGCTCGCCGAGTTCCTCTTCGGTGACGAGGACGCGCTGATCTCCCTCGACATGTCGGAGTTCAGCGAGAAGCACACGGTGTCGCGGCTCTTCGGTTCGCCCCCCGGATACGTGGGCTACGAAGAGGGCGGCCAGCTGACCGAGAAGGTCCGTCGCAAGCCGTTCTCCGTCGTCCTCTTCGACGAGGTCGAGAAGGCCCACCCGGACATCTTCAACTCGCTGCTCCAGATCCTGGAGGACGGTCGGCTGACCGACTCCCAGGGCCGGGTCGTGGACTTCAAGAACACGGTCATCATCATGACGACCAACCTCGGCACGCGGGACATCTCCAAGGGCTTCAACCTTGGTTTCGCGGCCTCGGGCGACAAGAAGTCCAACTACGAGCGCATGAAGAACAAGGTCTCGGACGAGCTCAAGCAGCACTTCCGCCCCGAGTTCCTCAACCGTGTCGACGACGTCGTCGTCTTCCCGCAGCTGACGCAGGAGGACATCCTGCGGATCGTCGACCTGATGATCGGCAAGGTCGACGAGCGCCTCAAGGACCGGGACATGGGCATCGAGCTCTCCCAGTCCGCGAAGGAGCTGCTGTCGAAGAAGGGGTACGACCCGGTGCTGGGTGCGCGTCCGCTGCGTCGCACCATCCAGCGCGAGATCGAGGACACGCTCTCGGAGAAGATCCTCTTCGGCGAGCTGCGCCCCGGTCACATCGTGGTCGTGGACACCGAGGGTGAGGGCGACACCAAGACCTTCACCTTCCGCGGCGAGGAGAAGTCGGCTCTGCCGGACGTCCCGCCGATCGAGCAGGCGGCCGGCGGTGCCGGACCGAACCTGAGCAAGGACGCCTGACCCCCAGGGGACTGAGCGCGCAAGAGGGGCCGGTGCTGCACAGCACCGGCCCCTTTCGCATGCCCCCACGCTCGCCCGTGGGTCTTGCCGCGGGCTACGACAGCTGGCCGTCGTAGTCCGGCAGCTTGTACGTCGTCTCGGCGTGGCCTCCCGAGAGGTCGGTGGCGCTGTTGCCGATGTTCGCGATGATCGTGTAGCCCTTGGACTCGATGGTGACGCGCTGGGCGGTCTTGTAGGCGGCGACGTCCTTGAAGAGGTCGAGGAAGCCGCGGACGTACAGGCCGGAGACCTGGTAGCCGACGTACTTGAGGTTGTAGTCGGTCACCCCGGCGATGATGCCCGGGCGGGCGGTGACGAAGAACAGGGAGACACCGTGCTCCTGGGCGTACTTGGCCACGTCGAGCACCGGCTTGTTGGCCGGCGACGGGTAGCTGAAGCCGAAGTCGGTCTCCAGGGTGGTGTTGTCGATGTCGAAGACGATGGCCTGCTTCTCGCCCGGCTTCGCGGCGGCGATGCGCTGCTTCAGCGCCGGCAGGGCCTGGTTCATCACCGTTCGGCAGTCCTGCTGCCAGGTGGCGTAGTCGACGTCCTCGGCGGCGGCGGCCGCGGCGACGGTGGTGGTGCCGGTGGCCGTCGCGGCCTGGGCGCCGACCGGGACGGCCATCGCCGTGACGGCTGCCGTCGCCACGGCGGTCATGGCC harbors:
- a CDS encoding SCO3374 family protein; this encodes MVGSVPPAARSAAAPTVPLPRRPLGPDAPADRIRGWYENELGWATVPGEPVRLSVGERFDVLDVPAEAGLAALRRLAPASPVAVLGDRMRLLVAAGGAQELPGILAWLEWGALPLDLRAIGAGGLVEAPLPPSGFGSAPDLEGEPAPDPTGPVQGAAVWLRPPVGGGETQASLPAMSALGGGGGAPDLVRLVDTLATHCHRVRLRRASAQPLAFS
- a CDS encoding amino-acid N-acetyltransferase, yielding MSAESPSAENREVSAKAITVRRARTGDVFAVRRLLDAYVRGGILLDKATVTLYEDIQEFWVAERDDNAEVVGCGALHVMWEDLAEVRTLAVKPGLKGAGVGHQLLEKLLHTARWLGVRRVFCLTFEVDFFAKHGFVEIGETPVDTDVYAELLRSYDEGVAEFLGLERVKPNTLGNSRMLLHL
- a CDS encoding HAD family acid phosphatase, coding for MNTGTWTRRLAMTAVATAAVTAMAVPVGAQAATATGTTTVAAAAAAEDVDYATWQQDCRTVMNQALPALKQRIAAAKPGEKQAIVFDIDNTTLETDFGFSYPSPANKPVLDVAKYAQEHGVSLFFVTARPGIIAGVTDYNLKYVGYQVSGLYVRGFLDLFKDVAAYKTAQRVTIESKGYTIIANIGNSATDLSGGHAETTYKLPDYDGQLS
- a CDS encoding ATP-dependent Clp protease ATP-binding subunit — its product is MFERFTDRARRVVVLAQEEARMLNHNYIGTEHILLGLIHEGEGVAAKALESLGISLEAVRQQVEEIIGQGQQAPSGHIPFTPRAKKVLELSLREALQLGHNYIGTEHILLGLIREGEGVAAQVLVKLGADLNRVRQQVIQLLSGYQGKETATAGGPAEGTPSTSLVLDQFGRNLTQAARESKLDPVIGREKEIERVMQVLSRRTKNNPVLIGEPGVGKTAVVEGLAQAIVKGEVPETLKDKHLYTLDLGALVAGSRYRGDFEERLKKVLKEIRTRGDIILFIDELHTLVGAGAAEGAIDAASILKPMLARGELQTIGATTLDEYRKHLEKDAALERRFQPIQVAEPSLPHTIEILKGLRDRYEAHHRVSITDEALVQAATLADRYISDRFLPDKAIDLIDEAGSRMRIRRMTAPPDLREFDEKIAGVRRDKESAIDSQDFEKAASLRDKEKQLLAAKAKREKEWKAGDMDVVAEVDGELIAEVLATATGIPVFKLTEEESSRLLRMEDELHKRVIGQVDAVKALSKAIRRTRAGLKDPKRPGGSFIFAGPSGVGKTELSKALAEFLFGDEDALISLDMSEFSEKHTVSRLFGSPPGYVGYEEGGQLTEKVRRKPFSVVLFDEVEKAHPDIFNSLLQILEDGRLTDSQGRVVDFKNTVIIMTTNLGTRDISKGFNLGFAASGDKKSNYERMKNKVSDELKQHFRPEFLNRVDDVVVFPQLTQEDILRIVDLMIGKVDERLKDRDMGIELSQSAKELLSKKGYDPVLGARPLRRTIQREIEDTLSEKILFGELRPGHIVVVDTEGEGDTKTFTFRGEEKSALPDVPPIEQAAGGAGPNLSKDA
- a CDS encoding type III pantothenate kinase, which translates into the protein MLLTIDVGNTHTVLGLFDGEDIVEHWRISTDARRTADELAVLLQGLMGMHPLLGDELGDGIDGIAICATVPSVLHELREVTRRYYGDVPAVLVEPGVKTGVPILFDNPKEVGADRIINAVAANELYGGPAIVVDFGTATTFDAVSARGEYVGGVIAPGIEISVEALGVKAAQLRKIELARPRSVIGKNTVEAMQSGIVYGFAGQVDGVVTRMARELADDPDEVTVIATGGLAPTVLGESSVIDEHEPWLTLIGLRLVYERNVSRM
- a CDS encoding BlaI/MecI/CopY family transcriptional regulator; amino-acid sequence: MTRVWKWNRPVTVREVLEDLQQERSIAYTTVMTVLDNLHQKGWVRREAEGRAYRYEAVSTRAAYAAALMNEAWAQSDNPAAALVAFFGMMSEEQRLALRDAVRIVQGPETAEPATAGSPGSTGSTGENPGSATEADGR
- a CDS encoding histone-like nucleoid-structuring protein Lsr2, yielding MAQKVQVLLVDDLDGGEADETVTFALDGKTYEIDLTTTNADKLRGLLEPYVKGGRRTGGRASGGRGKARAASGGSQDTAQIRAWAKENGYEVNDRGRVPASIREAYEKANG